A window of Pantoea agglomerans contains these coding sequences:
- a CDS encoding TolC family outer membrane protein, which produces MQTASQITATGLAKQQDLPSLTGESAEPALARVPDSLTINQAVQRAIQWHPDIAEAVGKLLEQADQVDVAKAKYYPQISSGMNNGYSNSYSEKGYSPSFVLSVSQMLYDFGKVSSSVRSAEAGVAQQQANVLVSIDTVAHDTAAALVQVQGYQQLVKIAQQQLEALMKIGDLARQRNNEGAASLSDATQTDARIEGARTVLTQYQANLDRWRATLATYLGWPLVKKVSDDFPASLMRSCEAAKSDDRTIPAVLAAWAQANEAQAKLDNANAQMLPTISLEPQVTHYLNNHYASSETLDRTQYSAWVKVEMPLYQGGGMTASRNAAANALTAANAAVNSARLKARQQLNESQSQSQSLALSLAIQARQQQLGEKTQQLYQDQYLQLGTRPLLDVLNAEQEVFQTRFTLQQTISQLRALQLDCLYSTGHMRSAFALNNQRIQSVEIQP; this is translated from the coding sequence ATGCAGACGGCCAGCCAGATCACCGCCACCGGCCTGGCAAAACAGCAGGATCTGCCCTCTTTAACCGGCGAAAGCGCCGAACCGGCGCTGGCACGCGTGCCCGACTCCCTGACCATTAATCAGGCGGTGCAGCGGGCGATCCAGTGGCATCCCGATATCGCCGAAGCGGTGGGAAAGCTGCTTGAGCAGGCGGATCAGGTGGACGTGGCGAAAGCCAAATACTATCCGCAAATCAGCAGCGGCATGAACAACGGCTACAGCAACAGCTACAGCGAGAAGGGCTACAGCCCGTCGTTCGTGCTGTCGGTCTCCCAGATGCTCTATGACTTCGGCAAGGTCAGCAGCTCGGTGCGCTCCGCCGAGGCGGGCGTCGCCCAGCAGCAGGCTAACGTGCTGGTGAGCATCGACACCGTGGCGCACGACACGGCCGCGGCGCTGGTGCAGGTGCAGGGCTATCAGCAGCTGGTGAAGATCGCCCAGCAGCAGCTGGAAGCGCTGATGAAAATCGGCGATCTCGCGCGCCAGCGTAATAATGAAGGGGCCGCCTCGCTCTCTGACGCGACGCAAACCGACGCGCGTATTGAAGGGGCGCGCACCGTACTCACGCAGTATCAGGCGAACCTTGACCGCTGGCGCGCCACGCTGGCGACCTATCTCGGCTGGCCGCTGGTGAAAAAGGTCAGCGACGACTTTCCTGCCAGCCTGATGCGCTCATGCGAGGCCGCGAAAAGCGACGACCGCACGATTCCGGCGGTGCTCGCCGCCTGGGCGCAGGCCAACGAGGCGCAGGCGAAGCTGGACAACGCCAACGCGCAGATGCTGCCTACCATTTCGCTGGAGCCGCAGGTCACGCACTACCTTAACAACCACTACGCCAGCAGCGAGACCCTGGATCGCACGCAATATTCCGCCTGGGTCAAAGTCGAGATGCCGCTCTATCAGGGCGGCGGCATGACCGCCAGCCGCAACGCCGCCGCCAATGCGCTGACCGCCGCCAACGCGGCGGTGAACTCGGCGCGGCTGAAGGCGCGCCAGCAGCTAAACGAATCGCAGAGCCAGTCGCAAAGCCTGGCGCTCAGCCTCGCCATTCAGGCGCGGCAGCAGCAGCTAGGGGAGAAAACTCAGCAGCTTTATCAGGACCAGTATCTGCAGCTCGGCACCCGTCCGCTGCTCGACGTGCTTAACGCCGAGCAGGAGGTGTTCCAGACCCGCTTTACGCTGCAGCAAACCATCAGCCAGTTGCGCGCGCTGCAGCTCGACTGTCTTTACAGCACCGGCCATATGCGGTCGGCGTTCGCCCTGAATAATCAGCGGATCCAGTCCGTGGAGATCCAGCCATGA
- a CDS encoding type I secretion system permease/ATPase, which yields MTQMQLPDSPAGKPEGAEGGVPLQGWATAIILIAAHYRLPCSPGMILAASEWQGKQTRDKALRHLARQAGMSLQLYQDNKWEINHWRLPLAVELTDGQVGVIVSFDGEDEVRVHFSGDEQPTPLALAALLPDIRFAAAFRPLTAAKDSRVDRYLETLKPDWLRRLVLRDLRPYGYVMLGSFLINLLALVGIIFSMQVYDRVIPAQSYPTLYVLYGGVVISVIFTYILRVARDHVTDLLGKRADMRVSDRVFGHALRLRNSAIPRSTGTFISQLRELEAIREMVTSTTVSSIVDMPFFLLFMLVMAIIAPQLAWIAPVAVILMILPGVLKQKTLARLAHQSLKESTLRNAVLVESVQGLEDIKLMQAEDRFLQQWNSYIRITAQSGVEMRKVMHSLISWGVTVQGLVYASVIVIGAPMVINGDITTGAIVAASLLSSRMIAPMGTLCGVLARWQQVKAAKTSLDALMALPVENSKDETRIHCPVLFGHYQFSEAMFRYYSDSATIALRIKSLTIKPGERVAVLGRNGSGKSTLLQAMIGGMDLVGGELRLDNLSLPHIDLADVRRNVGLMTQNARLFHGTLRENLTMGAAHASDEAIFAALTVSGGADFIRRLPLGLDHPVMEGGVGLSGGQRQSVLLARMLLRDPNIVLLDEPTASLDDHTEKEFIERLGHWLNGRTLVVATHRAAILALVDRVLVLKEGQLVMDSPKESALPPARPTLNRPEDQA from the coding sequence ATGACGCAAATGCAGCTTCCAGATTCGCCCGCCGGCAAGCCCGAGGGGGCAGAAGGCGGGGTGCCGCTTCAGGGCTGGGCGACAGCCATTATCCTGATCGCCGCTCACTATCGTCTGCCCTGTTCGCCGGGCATGATCCTCGCCGCCAGCGAATGGCAGGGCAAACAGACGCGCGACAAGGCGCTGCGCCATCTGGCGCGCCAGGCGGGGATGTCGCTGCAGCTTTATCAGGATAATAAGTGGGAGATTAACCACTGGCGGCTGCCGCTGGCGGTGGAGCTGACGGACGGCCAGGTCGGGGTCATCGTCAGCTTCGACGGCGAAGATGAGGTGCGGGTACACTTCAGCGGCGATGAACAGCCGACGCCGCTGGCGCTGGCAGCGCTGTTACCCGATATCCGCTTCGCCGCCGCCTTTCGTCCGCTCACCGCCGCTAAAGACAGCCGCGTCGATCGCTATCTGGAGACCCTTAAGCCCGACTGGCTGCGGCGGCTGGTGCTGCGCGATCTGCGCCCCTACGGCTACGTGATGCTGGGATCGTTTCTCATCAACCTGCTGGCGCTGGTGGGCATCATCTTCTCGATGCAGGTCTATGATCGGGTGATCCCGGCCCAGTCCTATCCCACGCTCTACGTGCTCTACGGTGGGGTCGTTATCTCGGTGATCTTCACCTATATCCTGCGCGTCGCACGGGATCACGTCACCGATCTGCTCGGCAAGCGCGCCGATATGCGCGTCTCCGATCGGGTGTTCGGCCATGCGCTGCGGCTGCGCAACAGCGCAATTCCGCGCTCTACCGGCACCTTTATCTCTCAGCTGCGCGAGCTGGAGGCGATCCGCGAAATGGTGACCTCCACCACCGTCAGCTCTATCGTCGATATGCCCTTTTTCCTGCTCTTTATGTTGGTAATGGCGATTATCGCGCCGCAGCTGGCGTGGATCGCACCGGTGGCGGTGATCCTGATGATCCTGCCCGGCGTGCTGAAGCAGAAAACCCTGGCAAGGCTGGCGCATCAGTCGCTGAAAGAGTCGACGCTGCGCAACGCGGTGCTGGTGGAGAGCGTGCAGGGGCTGGAGGATATCAAGCTGATGCAGGCGGAGGATCGCTTTCTGCAGCAGTGGAACAGCTATATTCGCATCACCGCGCAGTCCGGGGTGGAGATGCGCAAAGTGATGCACTCGCTGATCAGCTGGGGCGTGACGGTGCAGGGGCTGGTCTATGCCAGCGTCATTGTTATCGGCGCGCCGATGGTGATCAACGGCGATATCACCACCGGAGCCATCGTCGCGGCGTCGCTGCTCTCGTCGCGCATGATCGCGCCGATGGGCACCCTGTGCGGCGTACTGGCGCGCTGGCAGCAGGTCAAGGCGGCGAAAACCAGCCTTGACGCGCTGATGGCGCTGCCGGTTGAGAACAGCAAGGACGAAACGCGTATTCACTGTCCGGTGCTGTTCGGCCACTACCAGTTCAGCGAGGCGATGTTTCGCTACTACAGCGACTCCGCCACCATCGCGCTGCGCATTAAAAGTTTGACCATCAAGCCGGGCGAGCGGGTCGCCGTGCTGGGCCGCAACGGATCGGGCAAATCGACCCTGCTACAGGCGATGATCGGCGGCATGGATCTGGTGGGAGGCGAGCTGCGGCTCGACAACCTGAGCCTGCCGCATATCGATCTTGCCGACGTGCGGCGCAACGTTGGCCTGATGACGCAGAACGCGCGGCTGTTTCACGGCACCCTGCGCGAAAACCTGACGATGGGGGCGGCGCACGCCAGCGACGAGGCGATCTTTGCCGCGCTGACGGTAAGCGGCGGGGCTGACTTTATTCGCCGCCTGCCGCTCGGCCTCGATCATCCGGTGATGGAGGGCGGCGTCGGGCTTTCCGGCGGGCAGCGGCAGTCGGTGCTGCTGGCGCGCATGCTGCTGCGCGATCCCAATATCGTGCTGCTGGATGAGCCGACCGCCTCGCTGGACGATCACACCGAAAAAGAGTTTATCGAACGGCTCGGCCATTGGCTCAACGGCCGCACGCTGGTGGTGGCGACCCACCGCGCCGCTATCCTCGCGCTGGTGGATCGCGTGCTGGTATTAAAAGAGGGACAGCTGGTGATGGACAGCCCGAAAGAGAGCGCGCTGCCGCCGGCGCGGCCGACGCTGAATCGCCCGGAGGATCAGGCATGA
- a CDS encoding HlyD family type I secretion periplasmic adaptor subunit produces the protein MSELSTKLRLVAPEAETSDDLNGDLHSESYYSGSVRLIVISFFLLLVGLIWAWFGVLDEVSTGTGKVIPSSRDQVLSSLEGGILAELNVHEGDRVEAGQIVAKLDPTRSVSSVGESAARYRAALAASARLYAEVNDQPLRFPDELKAFPDLIASETRLYTTRRAQLKDATAQIQQSLALANRELGITQRLAKSGAASSVEVLRLQRDKSDLELKLTDMRSQYYVQAREDLAKASAEADSLAQTVKGREDTVSRLTLRSPMRGIVKNIKVTTVGGVIPPNGELMNIVPMDDRLLIEARLSPRDIAFIHPGQQALVKISAYDYAIYGGLHGVVESISPDTIQDEVKPEIYYYRVFIRTETDYVQNKAGRRFAISPGMVSTVDIKTGEKTVMDYLVKPFNRAKEALRER, from the coding sequence ATGAGCGAGCTATCGACAAAACTGCGGCTGGTGGCGCCCGAAGCGGAGACCTCAGACGATCTTAACGGCGATCTGCATTCGGAGAGCTACTACAGCGGCTCGGTGCGCCTGATCGTCATCAGCTTCTTTCTGCTGCTGGTCGGGCTGATCTGGGCGTGGTTCGGCGTGCTGGATGAGGTATCGACCGGCACCGGCAAGGTGATCCCCAGCTCGCGCGATCAGGTGCTGAGTTCGCTGGAGGGCGGGATCCTCGCCGAGCTTAACGTGCATGAAGGGGATCGGGTCGAGGCGGGGCAGATCGTGGCGAAGCTCGATCCAACCCGATCCGTCTCCAGCGTCGGCGAAAGCGCGGCGCGCTACCGGGCGGCGCTGGCGGCCAGCGCGCGGCTCTACGCCGAGGTGAACGATCAGCCTTTGCGCTTTCCCGACGAGCTGAAAGCTTTTCCCGATCTGATCGCCTCGGAAACCCGGCTCTACACCACCCGACGCGCGCAGTTAAAAGATGCGACGGCGCAGATCCAGCAGTCGCTTGCCCTGGCCAACCGCGAACTGGGCATTACCCAGCGTCTGGCGAAAAGCGGGGCCGCCAGCAGCGTTGAGGTGCTGCGGCTGCAGCGCGACAAGTCCGATCTGGAGCTGAAGCTTACCGATATGCGCTCGCAGTACTACGTGCAGGCGCGCGAGGATCTGGCGAAGGCGTCGGCGGAGGCGGACAGCCTGGCGCAGACGGTGAAGGGGCGCGAAGATACCGTCAGCCGCCTGACGCTGCGCTCGCCGATGCGCGGCATCGTGAAAAACATCAAGGTCACTACCGTCGGTGGGGTGATCCCGCCCAACGGCGAGCTGATGAATATCGTGCCGATGGATGACCGCCTGCTGATCGAGGCGCGCCTCTCGCCGCGCGATATCGCCTTTATCCATCCCGGCCAGCAGGCGCTGGTGAAGATCTCCGCCTACGATTACGCTATTTACGGCGGGCTGCACGGCGTAGTGGAGAGCATCTCGCCCGACACTATTCAGGATGAGGTGAAGCCGGAGATCTACTACTACCGCGTCTTTATCCGCACTGAGACCGACTACGTGCAGAACAAAGCGGGACGCCGCTTCGCGATCAGCCCCGGCATGGTCTCCACGGTCGATATTAAAACCGGGGAGAAAACGGTGATGGACTATCTGGTCAAGCCGTTTAACCGCGCCAAAGAGGCGCTGCGGGAGCGCTAA
- the speB gene encoding agmatinase, which translates to MYNTLGNQYDNSLVSNAFGFMRFPVNFQPYDSDAEWVITGVPFDAATSGRPGSRLGPGAIRQISTNLAWEGCRWPWTFDLRQRLNVVDCGDLVYAFGDSQDLSDKLQAHAEKLLANGKRMLTFGGDHYVTLPLLRAHAKHFGKLALVHFDAHTDTYSNGPTFDHGTMFYTAPQEGLIDPQRSVQIGIRTEFDKSLGFNVLDAAQVNDRSVDDILAEVKRTVGDMPVYLTFDIDCLDPAHAPGTGTPVIGGLTTDKATKLVRGLQGLNIVGMDLVEVAPGYDHADLTSLAAATLALDMLHVQAANKGE; encoded by the coding sequence ATGTATAACACCCTGGGCAATCAGTACGACAATTCGCTGGTTTCAAACGCCTTCGGCTTCATGCGTTTTCCAGTCAACTTCCAGCCCTACGACAGCGACGCCGAGTGGGTCATCACCGGCGTGCCTTTCGACGCCGCGACCTCTGGCCGTCCGGGCAGCCGTCTGGGACCGGGCGCGATCCGTCAGATCTCCACCAACCTCGCCTGGGAAGGGTGCCGCTGGCCCTGGACCTTCGATCTGCGTCAGCGTCTTAACGTTGTGGACTGCGGCGATCTGGTTTACGCCTTCGGCGATTCGCAGGATCTCTCTGACAAGCTGCAGGCGCACGCGGAAAAACTGCTGGCGAACGGCAAGCGCATGCTGACCTTTGGCGGCGATCACTACGTCACGCTGCCGCTGCTGCGCGCCCACGCGAAGCATTTCGGCAAGCTGGCGCTGGTGCATTTTGACGCCCACACCGATACTTACTCTAACGGCCCGACGTTCGATCACGGCACCATGTTCTATACCGCGCCGCAAGAGGGGCTGATCGATCCGCAGCGCTCGGTGCAGATCGGCATCCGTACCGAGTTCGACAAGAGCCTCGGCTTTAACGTGCTCGATGCGGCGCAGGTCAACGATCGCAGCGTCGACGATATCCTGGCGGAAGTGAAGCGCACCGTCGGCGATATGCCGGTCTACCTGACTTTTGATATCGACTGTCTGGATCCGGCGCACGCGCCCGGCACCGGCACGCCGGTAATCGGCGGGCTTACCACCGACAAGGCGACCAAACTGGTGCGCGGCCTGCAGGGGCTAAACATTGTCGGCATGGATCTGGTGGAGGTGGCCCCCGGCTACGATCACGCCGATCTTACCTCGCTGGCCGCCGCGACGCTGGCGCTCGATATGCTGCACGTACAGGCGGCGAACAAAGGCGAATAA
- a CDS encoding YidB family protein: MRARARPVLTVTESIMGLLDELVGALGNGNGNGNGRNTLGELQAVWNWVQEQGGVQVLLQKFQQGGLGEILSSWIGTGSNQSVSGGQLQSAFGEEAMQSLAQKLGTDVNGASGRLAELLPHLIDRMSPQGQMDDQSLHDKQRDLGSMVDQLFKR, from the coding sequence ATCCGGGCGCGCGCGCGCCCGGTTTTAACCGTAACGGAGAGCATAATGGGCTTACTTGATGAATTAGTCGGTGCCTTAGGCAACGGCAACGGCAACGGCAACGGGCGCAATACCTTAGGCGAACTGCAGGCGGTCTGGAACTGGGTGCAGGAGCAGGGCGGGGTTCAGGTGCTGCTGCAGAAGTTCCAGCAGGGCGGCCTGGGCGAAATCTTAAGCTCCTGGATCGGCACCGGCAGCAACCAGTCGGTCAGCGGCGGTCAGCTGCAGTCGGCGTTTGGCGAAGAGGCGATGCAGTCGCTGGCGCAGAAGCTGGGCACTGACGTGAACGGCGCCTCCGGCAGGCTGGCGGAGCTGCTGCCGCACCTGATTGACCGCATGTCGCCGCAGGGCCAGATGGACGATCAATCCCTGCACGACAAGCAGCGCGATCTGGGATCGATGGTCGATCAGCTTTTTAAGCGATAG
- a CDS encoding M48 family metallopeptidase: MTIKTGIMAITLAALLSGCQGMDNNALLQSGAQAFQAYTLNDAQVKQLSDQSCAQMDKENQLAPADSTYQQRLNKIAAALGDNINGTPANYRVYITKDVNAWAMANGCIRVYSGLMDMMDDKEVEGVLGHEMGHVALGHTRKAMQVAFGTTAARTAAASVGGVIGSLSQSQLGDLGEKLVNAQFSQTQESQADDYSYDLLKKRGIDPMGLATSFEKLAKMQQGQQSSLFDSHPDSAARAQHIRERIAADAGK; this comes from the coding sequence ATGACGATCAAGACAGGCATCATGGCAATCACTCTCGCGGCGCTGCTCAGCGGCTGCCAGGGCATGGACAATAACGCGCTGCTGCAGTCGGGCGCGCAGGCTTTTCAGGCCTATACCCTCAACGACGCCCAGGTAAAGCAGCTCAGCGATCAATCCTGCGCGCAGATGGATAAAGAGAACCAGCTCGCGCCAGCTGACAGCACTTACCAGCAGCGCCTGAACAAAATCGCCGCCGCGCTGGGCGACAACATCAACGGCACGCCCGCCAACTACCGCGTCTACATCACCAAAGATGTTAACGCCTGGGCGATGGCCAACGGCTGCATCCGCGTCTATAGCGGCCTGATGGATATGATGGATGATAAGGAGGTTGAAGGCGTGCTGGGGCATGAGATGGGCCACGTCGCGCTGGGCCACACGCGCAAGGCGATGCAGGTTGCCTTTGGCACCACGGCGGCACGCACTGCGGCCGCGTCGGTCGGCGGCGTAATCGGCTCGCTGTCGCAGTCGCAGCTGGGGGATCTGGGCGAGAAGCTGGTCAACGCGCAGTTCTCACAAACGCAGGAATCGCAGGCGGATGACTACTCCTACGATCTCCTGAAGAAACGCGGTATCGATCCGATGGGGCTGGCGACCAGCTTTGAGAAGCTGGCGAAAATGCAGCAGGGCCAGCAGAGCAGCCTGTTTGATTCGCATCCCGACTCCGCAGCGCGCGCGCAGCATATTCGCGAACGCATCGCGGCGGACGCCGGAAAATAA